A portion of the Eulemur rufifrons isolate Redbay chromosome 30, OSU_ERuf_1, whole genome shotgun sequence genome contains these proteins:
- the MID1IP1 gene encoding mid1-interacting protein 1, with protein sequence MMQICDTYNQKHSLFNAMNRFIGAVNNMDQTVMVPSLLRDVPLAEPGLDNDVGVEEVGGSGGCLEERASPAPGPGSANGSFFAPSRDMYSHYVLLKSIRNDIEWGVLHQPSPPAGSEEGSAWKSKDILVDLSHLEGADAGEEDLEQQFHYHLRGLHTVLSKLTRKANILTNRYKQEIGFGNWGH encoded by the coding sequence ATGATGCAAATCTGTGACACCTACAACCAGAAGCACTCGCTTTTTAACGCCATGAATCGCTTCATCGGCGCGGTGAACAACATGGACCAGACGGTTATGGTGCCCAGCTTGCTGCGCGACGTGCCCCTGGCTGAGCCCGGGTTAGACAACGACGTCGGCGTGGAGGAGGTAGGCGGCAGTGGTGGCTGCCTGGAGGAGCGCGCGTCCCCAGCCCCGGGCCCAGGCAGCGCCAATGGTAGCTTTTTCGCGCCCTCCCGGGACATGTACAGCCACTACGTGCTGCTCAAGTCCATCCGCAACGACATCGAGTGGGGCGTCCTGCACCAGCCGTCGCCACCAGCGGGGAGCGAGGAGGGCAGCGCCTGGAAGTCCAAGGACATCCTGGTGGACCTGAGCCACTTGGAGGGCGCGGACGCCGGCGAGGAAGATCTGGAGCAGCAGTTCCACTACCACCTGCGCGGGCTGCACACTGTGCTCTCCAAACTCACGCGCAAAGCCAACATCCTCACCAACAGATACAAGCAAGAGATCGGCTTCGGCAATTGGGGCCATTGA